From the Streptococcus sp. 29887 genome, one window contains:
- a CDS encoding DUF5966 family protein, with protein MLEQILQSLLIIAAIGLMLLVLYRIVKVSVALFLIGLISGLVFIEIYGIYLFFTERYLYTEDLATNGIWSFTGFFIALNLFLVLSFIIKWWRNRIV; from the coding sequence ATGTTGGAGCAAATTCTACAAAGCCTTTTGATTATCGCAGCAATAGGACTGATGTTGCTCGTCCTTTATCGGATTGTGAAAGTTTCAGTTGCTTTGTTTCTTATCGGACTCATCAGTGGATTAGTCTTTATAGAAATCTATGGAATCTACCTCTTCTTTACTGAGAGATACCTCTATACAGAAGATTTAGCCACCAATGGTATTTGGAGTTTTACAGGATTTTTTATTGCTTTGAATCTATTTCTCGTTTTAAGCTTTATTATAAAGTGGTGGAGAAATAGAATAGTTTAA
- the tet(O) gene encoding TetM/TetW/TetO/TetS family tetracycline resistance ribosomal protection protein, whose product MKIINLGILAHVDAGKTTLTESLLYTSGAIAEPGSVDEGTTRTDTMNLERQRGITIQTAVTSFQWEDVKVNIIDTPGHMDFLAEVYRSLSVLDGAVLLVSAKDGIQAQTRILFHALQTMKIPTIFFINKIDQEGIDLPMVYQEMKAKLSSEIIVKQKVGQHPHINVTDNDDMEQWDTVIMGNDELLEKYMSGKPFKMSELEQEENRRFQNGTLFPVYHGSAKNNLGIRQLIEVIASKFYSSTPEGQSELCGQVFKIEYSEKRRRLAYVRLYSGALHSRDVVRISEKEKIKITEMSIPTNGELCLADTAYSGDIVILPNDVLQLNSILGNEILLPQRKFIENPLPMLQTTIEVKKSEQREVLLEALTEISDGDPLLKYYVDTTTHEIILSFLGKVQMEVICAILEEKYHVEAEIKEPTVIYMERPLRKAEYTIHIEVPPNPFWASVGLSIEPLPIGSGVQYESRVSLGYLNQSFQNAVMEGVLYGCEQGLYGWKVTDCKICFEYGLYYSPVSTPADFRLLSPIVLEQALKKAGTELLEPYLHFEIYAPQEYLSRAYHDAPRYCADIVSTQIKNDEVILKGEIPARCIQEYRNDLTYFTNGQGVCLTELKGYQPAIGKFICQPRRPNSRIDKVRHMFHKLA is encoded by the coding sequence ATGAAAATAATTAACTTAGGCATTCTGGCTCACGTTGACGCAGGAAAGACAACATTAACGGAGAGTTTATTGTATACCAGTGGTGCAATTGCAGAACCAGGGAGCGTAGATGAAGGCACAACAAGGACAGATACAATGAATTTGGAGCGTCAAAGGGGAATCACTATCCAGACAGCAGTGACATCTTTTCAGTGGGAGGATGTAAAAGTCAACATTATAGATACGCCAGGCCATATGGATTTTTTGGCGGAAGTATACCGTTCTTTATCCGTATTAGACGGAGCAGTATTATTAGTTTCTGCAAAGGATGGCATACAGGCACAGACCCGTATACTGTTTCATGCACTACAGACAATGAAGATTCCGACAATTTTTTTCATCAATAAAATTGACCAAGAGGGGATTGATTTGCCAATGGTATATCAAGAAATGAAAGCAAAGCTTTCTTCGGAAATTATAGTGAAGCAAAAGGTTGGGCAGCATCCCCATATAAATGTAACGGACAATGACGATATGGAACAGTGGGATACGGTAATTATGGGAAACGATGAACTATTAGAGAAATATATGTCAGGGAAACCGTTTAAAATGTCAGAACTGGAACAGGAAGAAAACAGGAGATTCCAAAACGGAACGTTATTTCCCGTTTATCACGGAAGCGCTAAAAACAATCTGGGGATTCGGCAGCTTATAGAAGTGATTGCCAGTAAATTTTATTCATCAACGCCTGAAGGTCAATCTGAACTATGCGGGCAGGTTTTTAAGATTGAATATTCAGAAAAAAGGAGGCGTTTGGCTTATGTGCGTCTGTACAGCGGCGCATTGCATTCGAGGGACGTTGTCAGAATATCAGAAAAAGAGAAAATAAAAATTACAGAGATGAGTATTCCTACAAACGGTGAATTGTGTTTAGCAGATACGGCTTACTCTGGTGATATTGTAATTTTACCAAATGATGTTTTGCAGCTAAACAGTATTTTGGGGAACGAAATACTGTTGCCGCAGAGAAAATTTATTGAAAATCCGCTCCCTATGCTCCAAACAACAATTGAAGTAAAGAAATCCGAACAGCGGGAAGTGTTGCTTGAGGCACTTACAGAAATCTCAGATGGCGATCCTCTTTTAAAGTATTACGTGGATACTACAACGCATGAAATTATACTTTCCTTTTTGGGGAAGGTACAGATGGAAGTTATTTGTGCCATTCTTGAGGAAAAGTATCATGTAGAGGCAGAAATAAAAGAACCTACTGTTATATACATGGAAAGACCGCTTAGAAAAGCAGAATATACCATCCACATAGAAGTCCCGCCAAATCCTTTCTGGGCTTCTGTCGGGTTGTCCATAGAGCCGCTCCCTATTGGAAGCGGAGTGCAGTATGAAAGCAGAGTTTCACTTGGATATTTAAATCAATCGTTCCAAAATGCGGTTATGGAGGGGGTTCTTTATGGCTGCGAGCAGGGGCTGTATGGATGGAAAGTGACAGACTGTAAAATCTGTTTTGAATATGGATTGTATTATAGTCCTGTAAGTACCCCCGCAGACTTTCGGCTGCTTTCCCCTATCGTATTGGAGCAGGCTTTAAAAAAAGCAGGGACAGAACTATTAGAGCCATATCTCCACTTTGAAATTTATGCACCGCAGGAATATCTCTCACGGGCGTATCATGATGCTCCAAGGTATTGTGCAGATATTGTAAGTACTCAGATAAAGAATGACGAGGTCATTCTGAAAGGAGAAATCCCTGCTAGATGTATTCAAGAATACAGGAACGATTTAACTTATTTCACAAATGGGCAGGGAGTCTGCTTGACAGAGTTAAAAGGATACCAGCCAGCTATTGGTAAATTTATTTGCCAACCCCGCCGCCCGAATAGCCGTATAGATAAGGTTCGGCATATGTTCCACAAGTTAGCTTAA
- a CDS encoding 23S rRNA methyltransferase attenuation leader peptide produces the protein MLVFQMRNVDKTSTVLKQTKNSDYAD, from the coding sequence ATGTTGGTATTCCAAATGCGTAATGTAGATAAAACATCTACTGTTTTGAAACAGACTAAAAACAGTGATTACGCAGATTGA
- a CDS encoding toprim domain-containing protein — MTRIKIVKQKAILDVAESLGYSFRRLSGHIYEHPDHDSFRIFADTNTFKWFSRDIQGDVIDFVQLVAGVTFKEAVSYLETGDFEQATVIEETYQPFQYYLHEEPFQQARIYLKDIRGLSDQTINTFGRQGLLAQATYQAESVLVFKSYDHNGVLQAASLQGLVKNEEKHDRGYLKKIMKGSKGHVGISFDIGNPKRLIFCESVIDMMSYYQLHQKQLSDVRLVSMEGLKLSVIAYQTLRLAAEEQGKLAFLDTVKPSRLSHYLQAIQETTTFFQTHSNVLTLAVDNDEAGREFCQKLSDKGLPITKDLPPLQGLETKSDWNDIVKQQSELSLSDFIQTAQAKVNKNHPPPKRERAMEL; from the coding sequence ATGACACGAATTAAAATAGTAAAACAAAAGGCCATTTTAGATGTGGCTGAAAGTTTAGGTTATTCCTTCAGACGTTTATCAGGACACATTTATGAACACCCAGACCATGATTCCTTTCGGATTTTTGCCGATACCAATACTTTCAAATGGTTTTCAAGAGATATACAAGGGGATGTGATTGACTTTGTTCAATTAGTGGCAGGTGTTACTTTCAAAGAGGCTGTATCCTATCTTGAAACTGGAGATTTTGAACAGGCTACGGTAATAGAAGAAACTTATCAACCGTTTCAATATTATTTGCATGAAGAACCCTTTCAGCAAGCACGTATTTACTTAAAAGACATCCGTGGCCTAAGTGATCAGACTATCAATACCTTTGGTAGACAAGGATTGCTTGCTCAAGCTACTTATCAAGCGGAGTCAGTTTTAGTGTTTAAAAGCTATGACCATAATGGTGTCTTACAGGCCGCAAGCCTTCAAGGTCTCGTCAAAAATGAAGAAAAACACGATCGAGGTTATCTCAAAAAAATCATGAAAGGCTCAAAAGGCCATGTTGGTATTAGTTTCGATATTGGGAATCCCAAGAGACTCATTTTTTGTGAATCAGTTATAGATATGATGAGTTATTATCAACTTCACCAAAAGCAGCTATCAGATGTTCGCCTGGTGTCAATGGAAGGCTTAAAACTTTCAGTGATTGCTTATCAGACTTTACGTCTAGCAGCCGAGGAACAAGGGAAATTGGCATTTCTAGATACAGTAAAACCAAGCAGACTTAGCCATTATCTTCAGGCAATACAAGAGACGACAACCTTTTTTCAAACTCATTCAAACGTGCTAACATTGGCTGTTGATAACGATGAGGCAGGAAGAGAATTTTGTCAGAAACTGTCAGATAAAGGACTTCCAATCACCAAAGATTTACCACCATTGCAGGGACTTGAAACAAAGTCAGATTGGAATGATATTGTGAAGCAGCAGAGTGAACTATCTTTAAGTGATTTTATCCAAACAGCCCAAGCAAAAGTCAATAAGAATCATCCTCCACCAAAACGAGAGCGTGCTATGGAATTGTGA
- a CDS encoding sigma factor-like helix-turn-helix DNA-binding protein encodes MAYKAKAYTLREESTESGIRYFISFKDGQGEHHELEVSEQLFFEFRQMERRNRNLLQWDERHREFSEVWDETLNRRALKLPKSIEEQMIEAERAELLCKAVDRLPEIQRRRFLLYYEYEFNFYQIAAMEHCTASAIQKSVAVAKKKVKAEMRKYLQP; translated from the coding sequence ATGGCATATAAAGCTAAGGCGTATACGCTTCGGGAGGAATCCACGGAAAGCGGTATAAGGTATTTTATCAGTTTTAAGGACGGGCAGGGGGAACACCACGAACTGGAAGTATCCGAGCAGTTATTCTTTGAATTTCGGCAGATGGAACGCAGGAACAGGAATCTTCTCCAATGGGACGAGCGGCACAGGGAGTTTTCGGAAGTATGGGACGAAACGCTGAACAGGCGGGCGTTAAAGCTGCCTAAGAGCATTGAGGAACAAATGATTGAAGCAGAACGGGCGGAACTGCTCTGTAAGGCGGTTGACAGACTGCCAGAGATACAAAGGCGACGTTTCCTGCTCTACTACGAGTATGAGTTCAATTTTTACCAAATCGCCGCTATGGAGCATTGCACCGCTTCTGCAATACAGAAATCCGTTGCTGTTGCAAAGAAGAAAGTAAAAGCGGAAATGAGGAAATATCTCCAACCATGA
- a CDS encoding TnpV protein, producing the protein MAKTIFEEMGGKYERQGDYLIPCFTVPAEEEQPIGIWGQRHLDYLKHHCKVTYTNLLTSGRLNAYLADIDRQAQERFERLIEGMKQAQGITEQLKAENALEWTGCLNNIRACAREIVEKEIIFA; encoded by the coding sequence ATGGCAAAGACAATTTTTGAGGAAATGGGCGGCAAATACGAAAGGCAAGGCGATTATTTGATACCGTGCTTTACTGTACCCGCCGAAGAAGAACAGCCGATAGGCATCTGGGGACAGCGGCATTTGGATTATCTGAAGCATCACTGCAAAGTTACATACACCAATCTTCTTACAAGCGGCAGACTTAACGCTTACCTTGCCGACATTGACAGACAGGCACAGGAACGCTTTGAAAGGCTCATAGAGGGTATGAAACAGGCACAGGGCATAACGGAACAGCTAAAGGCAGAAAACGCCTTAGAATGGACAGGATGCCTCAATAACATAAGGGCTTGTGCGAGGGAGATTGTGGAAAAGGAAATTATTTTTGCATAA
- a CDS encoding DUF5962 family protein gives MTQTLEEMRYQLEEWLSQGFTSSEDRANYQTLKEQYEDETFDYSFSRREITGQLELIITSRENDFPSLDEVTKTEYLDLVAQLDDLDKRQADYYRKQLA, from the coding sequence ATGACCCAAACACTAGAAGAAATGCGTTATCAACTAGAAGAATGGTTGTCACAAGGCTTTACGAGTTCAGAAGATAGGGCAAACTACCAAACTTTAAAGGAACAGTATGAAGATGAGACCTTTGATTACAGTTTTTCAAGGCGTGAAATTACTGGACAGCTGGAACTCATCATCACAAGTCGTGAGAATGATTTTCCTAGCTTAGATGAGGTGACAAAGACGGAATACCTTGATTTGGTTGCCCAACTAGATGATTTAGACAAGAGACAGGCTGACTACTATCGCAAGCAATTAGCCTAG
- a CDS encoding sigma-70 family RNA polymerase sigma factor → MKYAPRKVYIKESGGYVELSYTDFCRRRQADKGYMDKLFIPVQGCLLEVVREQYADFYRDRERWRYLQKLDARNSLLSLDGFTDSEGNPLDFIADEAADIAETVVNAVMVDRLKAALPLLSDSEQELIQAIFFDGLSEREVGARLGITQSVVNKRKARILRKLRKIIEN, encoded by the coding sequence GTGAAATACGCACCAAGAAAAGTATATATCAAAGAAAGCGGCGGCTATGTGGAACTGTCCTATACGGATTTCTGCCGCCGCAGGCAAGCCGACAAGGGATATATGGACAAGCTGTTTATCCCCGTCCAAGGTTGTCTGCTTGAAGTCGTAAGGGAGCAATATGCGGACTTCTACCGTGACAGGGAGCGGTGGCGTTACCTGCAAAAATTAGATGCGAGGAACAGCCTGCTATCTCTGGACGGATTTACGGACAGCGAGGGGAATCCTCTGGACTTTATCGCTGATGAAGCGGCGGACATTGCGGAAACCGTTGTCAATGCTGTTATGGTGGACAGGCTGAAAGCCGCCCTGCCTTTGTTGTCGGATAGTGAGCAGGAGTTGATACAGGCAATCTTTTTTGACGGACTTTCCGAGCGTGAAGTCGGGGCGAGGTTAGGCATAACCCAGAGCGTTGTGAACAAACGCAAAGCCAGAATCCTAAGAAAACTAAGAAAGATAATAGAAAATTAA
- the erm(B) gene encoding 23S rRNA (adenine(2058)-N(6))-methyltransferase Erm(B): MKKNIKYSQNFLTSEKVLNQIIKQLNLKETDTVYEIGTGKGHLTTKLAKISKQVTSIELDSHLFNLSSEKLKLNTRVTLIHQDILQFQFPNKQRYKIVGNIPYHLSTQIIKKVVFESHASDIYLIVEEGFYKRTLDIHRTLGLLLHTQVSIQQLLKLPAECFHPKPKVNSVLIKLTRHTTDVPDKYWKLYTYFVSKWVNREYRQLFTKNQFHQAMKHAKVNNLSTVTYEQVLSIFNSYLLFNGRK, encoded by the coding sequence ATGAAAAAAAATATAAAATATTCTCAAAACTTTTTAACGAGTGAAAAAGTACTCAACCAAATAATAAAACAATTGAATTTAAAAGAAACCGATACCGTTTACGAAATTGGAACAGGTAAAGGGCATTTAACGACGAAACTGGCTAAAATAAGTAAACAGGTAACGTCTATTGAATTAGACAGTCATCTATTCAACTTATCGTCAGAAAAATTAAAACTGAATACTCGTGTCACTTTAATTCACCAAGATATTCTACAGTTTCAATTCCCTAACAAACAGAGGTATAAAATTGTTGGGAATATTCCTTACCATTTAAGCACACAAATTATTAAAAAAGTGGTTTTTGAAAGCCATGCGTCTGACATCTATCTGATTGTTGAAGAAGGATTCTACAAGCGTACCTTGGATATTCACCGAACACTAGGGTTGCTCTTGCACACTCAAGTCTCGATTCAGCAATTGCTTAAGCTGCCAGCGGAATGCTTTCATCCTAAACCAAAAGTAAACAGCGTCTTAATAAAACTTACCCGCCATACCACAGATGTTCCAGATAAATATTGGAAGCTATATACGTACTTTGTTTCAAAATGGGTCAATCGAGAATATCGTCAACTGTTTACTAAAAATCAGTTTCATCAAGCAATGAAACACGCCAAAGTAAACAATTTAAGTACCGTTACTTATGAGCAAGTATTGTCTATTTTTAATAGTTATCTATTATTTAACGGGAGGAAATAA
- a CDS encoding sigma-70 family RNA polymerase sigma factor has product MAYNHGREDRKWRIWKEAEEKLLRECGVDEVTIEQIRIADRADFNSNRRFYRWTNDVAEYLEDMADRERQAEVNTVAELLDEIESENLYQVLVTVDGRTLKIVLLKMQGYSTKEIAPLVHLTTGAIYARLDHLRKKLRKIL; this is encoded by the coding sequence ATGGCATACAACCACGGACGGGAGGACAGGAAATGGCGTATCTGGAAAGAAGCGGAGGAAAAGCTGCTGCGTGAGTGCGGCGTTGATGAAGTGACCATTGAGCAGATACGCATAGCGGACAGGGCAGACTTCAATTCCAACAGGCGGTTTTACCGATGGACGAATGACGTTGCGGAATACCTTGAGGACATGGCAGACAGGGAGCGGCAAGCGGAGGTGAATACAGTTGCGGAGTTACTGGACGAGATTGAGAGCGAAAATCTCTATCAAGTATTAGTCACGGTGGACGGGCGTACCTTGAAAATCGTCCTGCTGAAAATGCAGGGGTATTCCACAAAGGAGATTGCCCCACTTGTGCATTTGACGACTGGTGCCATCTATGCGAGGTTAGACCATCTGCGGAAGAAGCTTCGGAAAATTTTGTAA